The following coding sequences lie in one Saccharopolyspora hordei genomic window:
- a CDS encoding MerR family DNA-binding transcriptional regulator, whose product MADETPGCLTTGQVAKRLGISPRTLARYVREGLLKPSLTLPTGHHRWLWDDVLNQLKQQRD is encoded by the coding sequence GTGGCAGACGAGACCCCCGGTTGTTTGACAACCGGTCAGGTGGCCAAGCGTCTGGGCATCTCTCCCCGGACGCTGGCGCGCTACGTCCGCGAAGGCTTGCTGAAACCGTCGCTCACCCTGCCCACCGGCCACCACCGCTGGCTCTGGGACGACGTCCTCAACCAGCTCAAGCAACAACGCGACTGA
- a CDS encoding N-acetylmuramoyl-L-alanine amidase has product MVAAAAGLVTGAIQPAVGAPDDPHTAEQRAFDTAAAEFGVPAPLLLATSYQLTRWEDHHGEQSKAGGYGPMHLTDVDLEALRRENPELRKFADHRSLHTLTEAAALVDLPPEQVKRDPAQNIRAGAALLAARAKQLNGGQLPTNFGDWYPAIAELSGSPKASGARSFADSVYEVLDRGRVRTTSTGQRVGFAEIPAVTPNRDLSGTDLADVRTTAAEPEPECPAELDCQYVPAAYAPTDPEDPTGGYGNYDTAERPEDVRIDSIVIHDTELSYQTTISSFQDPTTGSSSHYVIRSSDGQVTQMVPTKDMAWHAGSWDRNIRSIGIEHEGWANDGGTWYTEQMYRASAALVRYLADKYDIPLDREHVVGHDEVSADKPAKAGTEHYDPGPYWDWAHYMNLLGAPLDGGTGGDDVVTIFPRFDTNTPVVTECPPEEECHELPSQPANFLYLHTEPRDDAPLISTPSLHPDGSPGTTNIDDWSAKATVGRQYAVAERRGDWLAIWFDGKKAWLRDPDGVNTAPADDAELVTPVRDGVPTYGMAAPGADDYPEGLDPTVIDPLPYQLPAGQVYVAGRASRGIDYHVGYDGADDPHNHTVVIGGETYVPISYNHRWVYVKESDVEKA; this is encoded by the coding sequence GTGGTGGCTGCGGCGGCCGGTCTGGTGACCGGCGCGATCCAGCCCGCGGTCGGCGCTCCCGACGACCCCCACACCGCCGAGCAGCGCGCCTTCGACACCGCCGCCGCCGAGTTCGGCGTCCCCGCACCGCTGCTGCTGGCCACCTCCTACCAGCTCACCCGGTGGGAAGACCACCACGGCGAGCAGAGCAAGGCCGGCGGCTACGGCCCGATGCACCTCACCGACGTCGACCTCGAGGCGCTGCGCCGCGAGAACCCCGAGCTGCGGAAGTTCGCCGACCACCGCAGCCTGCACACGCTGACCGAGGCCGCCGCGCTCGTCGACCTGCCGCCGGAGCAGGTCAAGCGCGACCCGGCGCAGAACATCCGGGCCGGTGCCGCGCTGCTGGCCGCACGCGCCAAGCAGCTCAACGGCGGCCAGCTGCCCACGAACTTCGGTGACTGGTACCCGGCCATCGCGGAGCTCAGCGGCAGCCCGAAGGCCAGTGGCGCGCGGTCCTTCGCGGACTCGGTGTACGAGGTGCTCGACCGCGGTCGCGTCCGCACCACCTCGACCGGGCAGCGGGTCGGCTTCGCCGAGATCCCCGCGGTCACCCCGAACCGCGACCTGTCCGGCACCGACCTGGCGGACGTCCGCACCACCGCGGCCGAGCCCGAACCGGAGTGCCCGGCCGAGCTGGACTGCCAGTACGTCCCGGCGGCCTACGCGCCGACCGACCCGGAGGACCCCACCGGCGGGTACGGCAACTACGACACCGCGGAACGCCCGGAGGACGTCCGGATCGACTCCATCGTCATCCACGACACCGAGCTCTCGTACCAGACCACGATCTCGTCCTTCCAGGACCCGACCACCGGCTCGTCCTCGCACTACGTGATCCGCTCCTCCGACGGGCAGGTCACGCAGATGGTGCCCACCAAGGACATGGCGTGGCACGCGGGCAGCTGGGACCGCAACATCCGCTCCATCGGCATCGAGCACGAGGGCTGGGCCAACGACGGCGGCACCTGGTACACCGAGCAGATGTACCGCGCCTCGGCAGCGCTGGTGCGCTACCTCGCGGACAAGTACGACATCCCGCTGGACCGCGAGCACGTCGTCGGCCACGACGAGGTCAGCGCGGACAAGCCGGCGAAGGCGGGCACCGAGCACTACGACCCGGGCCCGTACTGGGACTGGGCGCACTACATGAACCTGCTCGGCGCCCCGCTGGACGGTGGCACCGGCGGCGACGACGTGGTCACCATCTTCCCCCGGTTCGACACCAACACCCCGGTGGTGACCGAGTGCCCGCCGGAGGAGGAGTGCCACGAACTGCCCTCGCAGCCCGCGAACTTCCTCTACCTGCACACCGAACCGCGCGACGACGCCCCGCTCATCAGCACGCCGTCGCTGCACCCGGACGGCTCGCCCGGCACCACCAACATCGACGACTGGTCGGCCAAGGCCACCGTCGGCCGGCAGTACGCGGTCGCGGAGCGCCGGGGCGACTGGCTGGCGATCTGGTTCGACGGCAAGAAGGCCTGGCTGCGTGACCCGGACGGGGTGAACACCGCCCCGGCCGACGACGCCGAGCTGGTGACCCCGGTGCGTGATGGCGTGCCGACCTACGGCATGGCGGCGCCGGGTGCCGACGACTACCCCGAGGGCCTCGATCCCACGGTGATCGACCCGCTGCCGTACCAGCTGCCCGCGGGGCAGGTGTACGTGGCCGGGCGCGCGAGCCGCGGCATCGACTACCACGTCGGCTACGACGGCGCGGACGACCCGCACAACCACACGGTGGTCATCGGCGGCGAGACCTACGTCCCGATCTCCTACAACCACCGCTGGGTCTACGTGAAGGAATCGGACGTCGAGAAGGCCTGA
- a CDS encoding phosphatase PAP2 family protein, producing MLWDLSAEAYRAIVSWAAATPPWVHASALVATQGLLALLVALTLLSWWRAGRRPAQLVPLLAGVLGWVLAGLVKDVFQQPRPCASALLDTIEACADVSRWSLPSGHSAAAAALAVALALQWRRIAVLAAVLAVLAGFTRVFIGVHYPHDVLAGFTVGAVVAVVCTRLGARARTRGTTAPDAR from the coding sequence GTGCTGTGGGACCTCAGCGCGGAGGCGTACCGCGCGATCGTGAGCTGGGCGGCCGCGACCCCGCCGTGGGTGCACGCCTCCGCGCTGGTCGCCACCCAGGGCCTGCTCGCGCTGCTGGTCGCGCTGACCCTGCTGTCGTGGTGGCGCGCGGGACGCCGACCCGCGCAGCTGGTGCCGCTGCTGGCCGGCGTCCTCGGCTGGGTGCTCGCCGGACTCGTCAAGGACGTGTTCCAGCAACCGCGCCCGTGCGCTTCCGCGCTGCTCGACACGATCGAGGCGTGCGCGGACGTCAGCCGCTGGTCCCTGCCCAGCGGTCACTCGGCGGCCGCCGCAGCGCTCGCGGTCGCCCTGGCGCTGCAGTGGCGGCGGATCGCGGTGCTCGCCGCCGTGCTCGCCGTCCTGGCGGGTTTCACCCGGGTCTTCATCGGGGTGCACTACCCGCACGACGTGCTCGCCGGGTTCACCGTGGGCGCGGTGGTGGCGGTGGTGTGCACTCGGCTCGGTGCGCGCGCACGAACGCGCGGAACGACCGCGCCGGACGCCCGGTGA
- a CDS encoding chorismate mutase, with translation MRSLLVTGAVVVALATPAHADPASLDPLLHAAAERVATSDQVAAAKWGTDQPIEDPAREQQVLDSVAREAVELGLDPEEAKRVFRDQIEASKVVQRALHSHWAAHPDEQPTERPDLGEVRPVIDRLNDEVLRELRDTEQLREHPSCDGRLASTFVRTRHELRLDPVHTAGLARAVPSLCRA, from the coding sequence GTGCGGTCGCTGCTCGTCACCGGTGCCGTCGTCGTCGCGCTCGCCACCCCGGCGCACGCCGACCCCGCCTCGCTCGACCCGCTGCTGCACGCGGCCGCCGAACGCGTCGCGACCTCCGACCAGGTCGCGGCCGCCAAGTGGGGCACCGACCAGCCGATCGAGGACCCGGCCCGCGAGCAGCAGGTGCTCGACTCGGTGGCGCGCGAGGCCGTCGAGCTGGGCCTGGACCCCGAGGAGGCGAAGCGGGTCTTCCGCGACCAGATCGAGGCGAGCAAGGTCGTGCAGCGGGCCCTGCACAGCCACTGGGCCGCGCACCCCGACGAGCAGCCCACCGAGCGCCCCGACCTGGGCGAGGTGCGGCCGGTCATCGACCGCCTCAACGACGAGGTCCTGCGCGAGCTGCGCGACACCGAGCAGCTGCGCGAGCACCCGTCCTGCGACGGCCGACTGGCGAGCACCTTCGTCCGGACCCGGCACGAGCTGCGGCTGGACCCGGTGCACACGGCGGGGCTGGCGCGGGCGGTCCCGTCGCTCTGCCGCGCTTGA
- a CDS encoding helix-turn-helix domain-containing protein — translation MADILPFEQERTAPEREPEPLWREVLGRHLRAVREERGGRLVDVAERAGISPQYLSEVERGRKEPSSEMIAAVTGALDLDLADLLSDLAGQVRRSRSARPAVGRRPAGPVLMAA, via the coding sequence ATGGCGGACATCCTTCCCTTCGAGCAGGAGCGCACTGCTCCGGAGCGCGAGCCGGAGCCGCTGTGGCGCGAGGTGTTGGGGCGGCACTTGCGCGCCGTCCGGGAGGAACGGGGCGGTCGGCTCGTCGACGTCGCCGAGCGGGCGGGGATCTCGCCGCAGTACCTGTCGGAGGTGGAGCGCGGGCGCAAGGAGCCGTCGAGCGAGATGATCGCCGCGGTGACCGGCGCGCTGGACCTCGACCTGGCGGACCTGCTCTCCGACCTCGCCGGCCAGGTGCGACGCTCCCGCAGCGCGCGCCCCGCGGTCGGGCGCCGTCCGGCAGGCCCCGTGCTCATGGCCGCCTGA
- a CDS encoding flavoprotein — MRTLGVIGCAAGGVEVLRTELVEPALARGWRVAVTLTPTAGTWLRATGEVERISQVTGLPCRVEPRLPGAGRPHPEIDCYLVCPATGNTVVKLALGIADNQALTTLGEAIGTPGLPVVVFPKVNATQVRHPAWQSHVDTLRAAGVHLLLDERFAEHGPRSGKAPGIPWSRVLDEVEAVTP; from the coding sequence GTGCGGACTCTCGGGGTGATCGGTTGCGCTGCGGGCGGTGTGGAGGTCCTCCGGACGGAGCTCGTCGAACCGGCCCTCGCCCGCGGGTGGCGGGTGGCGGTGACCCTCACCCCGACCGCCGGGACCTGGCTGCGCGCGACCGGCGAGGTGGAGCGCATCTCGCAGGTCACCGGGCTGCCCTGCCGCGTCGAGCCGCGACTGCCCGGTGCGGGCCGACCGCACCCGGAGATCGACTGCTACCTGGTGTGCCCGGCGACCGGGAACACCGTCGTCAAGCTGGCGCTCGGCATCGCCGACAACCAGGCGCTCACCACGCTCGGCGAAGCCATCGGCACGCCGGGCCTCCCGGTGGTGGTGTTCCCGAAGGTCAACGCCACCCAGGTGCGGCACCCGGCTTGGCAGTCCCATGTGGACACCCTCCGGGCCGCGGGCGTGCACCTGCTGCTCGACGAGCGGTTCGCGGAGCACGGTCCGCGCAGCGGGAAGGCCCCGGGCATCCCGTGGTCGCGCGTCCTCGACGAGGTCGAGGCCGTCACGCCCTGA
- a CDS encoding GNAT family N-acetyltransferase, translating into MPILSSPEPLSGDLLVRPAGPGEEEAVLDLLSEAAAWLRDRGIAQWPPRFPVESVQAQIAAGEALLVEREGAPVATVAVAEDDEFWGPGAEPAYYVSRLAVARRASGARLGHRIIDWVEAKAAARGWRYVRLATSRDNPDLRRYYEEVGFRHVADPPHARWPTSLYEREVGARHRVGPDSAV; encoded by the coding sequence ATGCCGATCCTGTCCAGCCCCGAGCCGCTGTCCGGTGACCTCCTCGTCCGGCCCGCCGGCCCCGGCGAGGAAGAGGCCGTGCTCGACCTGCTGTCCGAGGCCGCTGCCTGGCTCCGCGACCGCGGCATCGCGCAGTGGCCGCCGCGCTTCCCGGTGGAGTCCGTCCAGGCGCAGATCGCAGCCGGCGAAGCCCTCCTGGTGGAACGGGAAGGCGCTCCCGTCGCCACCGTCGCGGTCGCCGAGGACGACGAGTTCTGGGGCCCGGGCGCCGAACCCGCGTACTACGTCTCGCGACTCGCGGTCGCCCGGCGCGCGAGCGGTGCCCGCCTCGGCCACCGGATCATCGACTGGGTGGAGGCGAAGGCGGCCGCTCGCGGCTGGCGCTACGTCCGCCTGGCCACCTCCCGCGACAACCCGGACCTGCGGCGCTACTACGAGGAAGTGGGCTTCCGGCACGTCGCCGACCCGCCGCACGCGCGCTGGCCCACGAGCCTCTACGAGCGCGAGGTCGGTGCGCGACACCGCGTCGGACCCGACAGTGCTGTGTAG
- a CDS encoding DUF4232 domain-containing protein → MKRNRTRALGAVAALAGGVALLTACGQGIAAPEQGGNALTGQAGQPGGAAQEQVAACSADDVDVTLTPQPGRPGVLLLTAVNSSQEACTVDGWADLKPLDMTGSVIDVPTEQVEVPGAPTATRLEPGETAFAGVQLELGSKEDPNVRVATGFSASMPGGEGTTNAHIASPSNAGGYPEFPVTAVQIGSFQPTGQGVTVF, encoded by the coding sequence ATGAAGCGCAACCGGACTCGTGCACTGGGCGCTGTTGCCGCTCTCGCCGGCGGGGTCGCGCTGCTCACCGCGTGCGGGCAGGGGATCGCCGCGCCTGAGCAGGGCGGCAACGCGCTCACCGGGCAGGCCGGCCAGCCCGGGGGTGCCGCGCAGGAGCAGGTGGCCGCGTGCTCGGCCGACGACGTCGACGTGACGCTCACCCCGCAGCCAGGGCGCCCCGGTGTCCTGCTGCTGACCGCGGTCAACAGCTCGCAGGAGGCCTGCACCGTCGACGGCTGGGCCGACCTGAAGCCGCTCGACATGACGGGCTCGGTGATCGACGTGCCGACCGAGCAGGTCGAGGTGCCCGGTGCGCCGACCGCGACCCGGCTCGAGCCGGGTGAGACCGCGTTCGCCGGGGTGCAGCTGGAGCTGGGGAGCAAGGAAGACCCGAACGTCCGCGTGGCCACCGGCTTCTCGGCCTCGATGCCGGGCGGCGAGGGGACCACCAACGCCCACATCGCGTCCCCCTCGAACGCCGGCGGCTACCCCGAGTTCCCGGTCACCGCGGTCCAGATCGGGTCCTTCCAGCCCACCGGCCAGGGCGTCACCGTCTTCTGA
- a CDS encoding ClpP family protease translates to MSTYTIPNVITRNATGERIMDVYSHLLSERIVYLGTAIDSGVANALIAQLLHLEADNPDREINLYINSEGGDPSAMLALYDTMTYIKAPVVTTCVGQAVAAGAVLLAAGEAGRRSVLPHTRVVLHQPAAQGRGSIPDLIIQADEVVRVRAQLEEILSAHTGRSVEELRHDTDRDRVFDAQGAVDYGLADRVLDRRR, encoded by the coding sequence ATGAGCACCTACACCATCCCCAACGTCATCACGCGCAACGCCACCGGCGAGCGGATCATGGACGTCTACTCGCACCTGCTGTCGGAGCGGATCGTCTACCTCGGCACCGCGATCGACTCCGGGGTGGCCAACGCGCTCATCGCCCAGCTGCTGCACCTGGAGGCGGACAACCCGGACCGGGAGATCAACCTCTACATCAACTCCGAGGGCGGCGACCCGTCCGCGATGCTCGCGCTGTACGACACGATGACCTACATCAAGGCGCCGGTGGTCACCACGTGCGTGGGCCAGGCGGTGGCGGCCGGGGCGGTGCTGCTGGCCGCCGGCGAGGCGGGGCGCCGGTCCGTGCTGCCGCACACGCGGGTCGTGCTGCACCAGCCCGCGGCGCAGGGCCGCGGCTCGATCCCGGACCTCATCATCCAGGCCGACGAGGTGGTGCGGGTGCGCGCGCAGCTGGAGGAGATCCTGTCCGCGCACACCGGGCGCTCCGTGGAGGAGCTCCGGCACGACACCGACCGGGACCGGGTGTTCGACGCCCAGGGCGCGGTCGACTACGGGCTGGCGGACCGCGTCCTCGACCGTCGTCGGTGA
- a CDS encoding ClpP family protease, with the protein MTNDEKQPLFDHRMRERFFSQRVLVLDGPLDDDNGTVLTTQLLSLAGDDPRKDIALWIHSPGGSVPAMLAIRDVMRLVPCDVATVALGLACSAGQFLLSAGTPGKRFALPHSRILMHQGSAGIGGSAVEVEVQADDLRHTRDTVLGLIAEDTGQPLERVFADSLHDRWFTTEQALDYGFIDHVVERLDQVLPVRTHQVGIGSTQGGDA; encoded by the coding sequence ATGACGAACGACGAGAAGCAGCCGCTGTTCGACCACCGCATGCGGGAACGGTTCTTCAGCCAGCGCGTGCTGGTGCTCGACGGGCCGCTCGACGACGACAACGGGACCGTGCTCACCACCCAGCTGCTCTCCCTGGCCGGCGACGACCCCCGGAAGGACATCGCGCTGTGGATCCACTCGCCGGGCGGCTCGGTGCCCGCGATGCTGGCCATCCGGGACGTGATGCGGCTCGTGCCGTGCGACGTGGCCACGGTCGCGCTGGGCCTGGCGTGCAGCGCGGGGCAGTTCCTGCTGTCCGCGGGGACACCGGGCAAGCGGTTCGCGCTGCCGCACTCGCGCATCCTCATGCACCAGGGCTCGGCCGGGATCGGCGGGTCGGCGGTCGAGGTGGAGGTGCAGGCCGACGACCTGCGGCACACCCGCGACACCGTGCTCGGGCTCATCGCCGAGGACACCGGCCAGCCCCTCGAGCGGGTCTTCGCCGACTCGCTGCACGACCGCTGGTTCACCACCGAGCAAGCCCTCGACTACGGCTTCATCGACCACGTCGTGGAGCGCCTCGACCAGGTCCTGCCCGTCCGCACGCACCAGGTCGGCATCGGCTCGACGCAGGGAGGCGACGCATGA
- a CDS encoding LLM class flavin-dependent oxidoreductase, whose translation MTIDIGIYLPDPPGAEVREAAYHAVDVELDSVWCGDHLADGVAVLDGMLALATAAAVTECLDIGFAVYLPALRPHVVAAKQIATLQHLTGGDRLHLGIGVGEHGSGFAGAGADPATRGARTDEFLQLLPALLAGEPTELPGGPTVQLAPPVPAPPLWVGGSSGAALRRAARFGDGWFAALHAPEEVSSTAARLRELADQHGRPAPRLAAAVPGALTARPDPTLAEGLAREVAASHGVPVEQARRCVVAGTPAQVAERLAAYAEAGVEKVAVAVSGDWHRGCELLGEARRILEAGSLGDAGDRHHGDR comes from the coding sequence ATGACCATCGACATCGGGATCTACCTGCCGGACCCGCCGGGCGCGGAGGTCCGGGAGGCCGCCTACCACGCGGTGGACGTCGAACTCGACTCGGTGTGGTGCGGCGACCACCTCGCCGACGGGGTCGCGGTGCTGGACGGGATGCTGGCCCTGGCGACCGCGGCGGCGGTGACGGAGTGCCTCGACATCGGGTTCGCGGTGTACCTGCCCGCGCTGCGGCCGCACGTCGTCGCGGCCAAGCAGATCGCGACCCTGCAGCACCTCACCGGCGGTGACCGGCTGCACCTGGGCATCGGCGTCGGCGAGCACGGCAGCGGCTTCGCCGGTGCCGGCGCGGACCCGGCCACGCGCGGTGCCCGCACCGACGAGTTCCTGCAGCTCCTGCCCGCGCTGCTGGCCGGGGAGCCGACGGAGCTGCCGGGCGGCCCGACCGTCCAGCTCGCTCCGCCGGTGCCCGCGCCGCCGCTGTGGGTCGGCGGCTCGTCCGGTGCGGCGCTGCGCCGGGCGGCCCGCTTCGGGGACGGCTGGTTCGCCGCCCTGCACGCGCCGGAGGAGGTGAGCAGCACGGCGGCACGGCTCCGCGAGCTCGCCGACCAGCACGGGCGTCCCGCTCCCCGGCTCGCGGCCGCGGTGCCGGGCGCGCTCACCGCGCGCCCCGACCCGACGCTGGCCGAGGGACTGGCGCGCGAGGTGGCGGCGTCCCACGGGGTGCCGGTGGAGCAGGCGCGGCGCTGCGTCGTCGCCGGGACTCCGGCGCAGGTGGCCGAGCGGCTGGCCGCCTACGCCGAGGCGGGCGTGGAGAAGGTGGCGGTCGCGGTGTCCGGCGACTGGCACCGCGGTTGTGAACTGCTCGGCGAGGCGCGGCGGATCCTGGAGGCGGGTTCCCTTGGCGACGCGGGGGATCGGCACCACGGGGATCGCTGA
- the fabI gene encoding enoyl-ACP reductase FabI: MPGLLAGKQVLITGVLTESSIAFHAAKVAQEQGAQVVLTGYGRLSLVRRIANRLPDPPPVIELDVTDQQMLDGLDAQLREHVDGLDGVLHSIAFAPRSCLGEGFLEAPWQDVATAVEVSAYSLKSLAVACRPLLRPGSALVGVDFDARVAWPGYDWMGVAKAALESTTRYLARELGPEGVRVNLVAAGPLRTVAARSIGGPDDVEQAWKERAPLGWDSSDPEPVGRTICALLSDWLPVTTGSMVLADGGFHAVGP, translated from the coding sequence GTGCCTGGTTTGCTCGCGGGCAAGCAGGTCCTGATCACCGGGGTCCTCACGGAGTCCTCGATCGCCTTCCACGCGGCCAAGGTCGCGCAGGAGCAGGGGGCGCAGGTGGTGCTGACCGGCTACGGCCGGCTCAGCCTGGTGCGGCGCATCGCGAACCGGCTGCCGGACCCGCCGCCGGTGATCGAGCTCGACGTCACCGACCAGCAGATGCTCGACGGGCTCGACGCGCAGCTGCGCGAGCACGTCGACGGCCTCGACGGGGTCCTGCACTCGATCGCCTTCGCACCGCGGTCCTGCCTCGGCGAGGGCTTCCTCGAGGCCCCGTGGCAGGACGTGGCGACCGCGGTGGAGGTGTCGGCCTACTCGCTGAAGTCGCTGGCGGTCGCGTGCCGCCCGCTGCTGCGTCCGGGCAGTGCGCTGGTCGGTGTGGACTTCGACGCCCGGGTGGCCTGGCCCGGCTACGACTGGATGGGCGTGGCCAAGGCCGCGCTGGAGTCGACCACCCGGTACCTGGCCCGCGAGCTCGGCCCGGAAGGGGTGCGGGTGAACCTGGTGGCGGCGGGGCCGCTGCGCACGGTGGCGGCCCGGTCCATCGGCGGGCCGGACGACGTGGAGCAGGCGTGGAAGGAGCGGGCTCCGCTGGGCTGGGACAGCAGCGACCCGGAACCGGTGGGTCGGACCATCTGCGCGTTGCTCTCCGACTGGTTGCCGGTGACGACGGGGTCGATGGTGCTGGCCGACGGCGGGTTCCACGCCGTGGGGCCGTGA